A stretch of Girardinichthys multiradiatus isolate DD_20200921_A chromosome 20, DD_fGirMul_XY1, whole genome shotgun sequence DNA encodes these proteins:
- the asip1 gene encoding agouti signaling protein 1 isoform X1 translates to MHALLMLGCFVLAVTQYCPGSAHMIPDDRLSTNRVVASNALSQSLQIDPPPVVIVELTKSAKKKEKAKKQKKVGSKIVRKRPPPPANCIPLWGSCKSPGIVCCDFCAFCQCRLFKTVCFCRMGNPRC, encoded by the exons ATGCATGCCCTCCTGATGCTGGGCTGCTTTGTCCTCGCTGTAACACAGTACTGCCCCGGTTCAGCCCACATGATTCCAGATGACAGACTGTCTACAAATAGGGTTGTTGCTTCCAATGCTTTGTCTCAGAGCCTTCAGATAGACCCGCCCCCTGTTGTTATTGTGG AGCTGACGAAATctgcaaagaagaaagaaaaagcaaaaaagcaaaaaaaggttGGT AGTAAAATTGTGAGGAAACGTCCCCCTCCTCCTGCGAACTGCATCCCCCTCTGGGGAAGCTGTAAATCACCAGGCATTGTGTGCTGCGACTTCTGCGCTTTCTGCCAGTGTCGGCTCTTTAAAACTGTGTGTTTCTGCCGAATGGGGAACCCCCGCTGCTAA
- the asip1 gene encoding agouti signaling protein 1 isoform X2 — protein sequence MHALLMLGCFVLAVTQYCPGSAHMIPDDRLSTNRVVASNALSQSLQIDPPPVVIVELTKSAKKKEKAKKQKKSKIVRKRPPPPANCIPLWGSCKSPGIVCCDFCAFCQCRLFKTVCFCRMGNPRC from the exons ATGCATGCCCTCCTGATGCTGGGCTGCTTTGTCCTCGCTGTAACACAGTACTGCCCCGGTTCAGCCCACATGATTCCAGATGACAGACTGTCTACAAATAGGGTTGTTGCTTCCAATGCTTTGTCTCAGAGCCTTCAGATAGACCCGCCCCCTGTTGTTATTGTGG AGCTGACGAAATctgcaaagaagaaagaaaaagcaaaaaagcaaaaaaag AGTAAAATTGTGAGGAAACGTCCCCCTCCTCCTGCGAACTGCATCCCCCTCTGGGGAAGCTGTAAATCACCAGGCATTGTGTGCTGCGACTTCTGCGCTTTCTGCCAGTGTCGGCTCTTTAAAACTGTGTGTTTCTGCCGAATGGGGAACCCCCGCTGCTAA